The genome window ACAAGCAGTGGGTCTGTGAGAAATGCAACAAGGGCTATGCTGTTCAATCGGATTACAAAGCCCACCTCAAAACCTGCGGCACCAGAGGCCATTCTTGCGACTGCGGCCGTGTTTTCTCCAGGTTGGATTCAATCATCACCTCCCTTCTAGTTTCATCCCCACATCACCCCAATTCACcttctttcaattttaaattctcTCACCAGCCCACCACTTGAGAAAACAGTGCTTCTTGACCTCTTCTGTTGACATAAAGCTTGCTTAATTTTCTACCTTGTTTATTTGATAGACTTTGAGGGTCCATAACTATTTCAAACTTGGTCTAAGATTCCCATTTCTAGGCATTTATTTATCCACATATTGCCATTCTTTATTgggtttttattcttttatctgTTCATCCCTTGATTTCTTCAGTGGCTTGTTTCTACTACCTACCTTCATTAATAAAGACACACAGATCAAGccatttctaaatattttcttgttttaacttTGTACTAAATCTCGTGAGAACTACAGCGAATATGTTTAAAATTGGTTTCtctttcatccatttttttttttaagagtcgAGAGCTTCATTGAACATCAAGATGCTTGCAATATGGGTCACCTACGGCCGGAATCGCAGTTGCTGCAGCCGGCGGCGTGCTTGTCTCGAACTGCCTCTAGCCCCAGCCCATCTAGTGAGACCAATTTCAGTGTACCTCCTTGGTCTGGTTTGATGACGCCGAGGCCAGTGGATTCCATCTTCTTGACCTCTGATGgagataataataacaataatccTCCCAAGAAAGCACATTACCATAATCTGGAGCTTCAGCTGTTAACCACACCGAATCCCCTCGTCGCCTTGGCTTCCCCTAAAGCGGATGAAAACCATTCAACTCAGTTGCAGCTGTCGATCGGGTCGAGCGATttcaatgagaaaaatgaatcAAGCATTATCAATCTGATCAACAAGGAATATTCGGCACCCGCAAGGTGTCCTAGGGAGTGCAATACCAGTGAGAAAGCTACGTTTGGAGCGGCGAGGCTTAAGGAAGAGGCGCGCGAGCAGTTAAGGCTGGCCATGGAGGAGAAGGTCTATGCAGAAGAGGCAAGGCAGCAGGCAAAGCGACAGATTGAGCTAGCCGATAAAGAATTTACCCATGCGAAGAGAATCAGGCAGCAGGCACAAGCGGAATTGGACAAGGCACAAGCACTAAAAGAACATGCCAGAAAGCAAATCAACTCAACTATCCTCCAAATCACTTGTCATGCCTGCAAGCAACAATTCCGAACGAGGACTGCAGGAAACGTCGCACCACCGGATGAGAACTCCCTGGTACTTAGTTACATGTCATCTGCCATAACCGAGGGCGAAGTAGTAGAGAACAATCATCATCGATCCGTTCGAGCTAAAACTACTAACCCATAGTTCTCTTCCACATCCATCTTCATGTTAATTttaacctttttccttttccttttccttttccttttccttttccttttcttctataTATTCATATACCAAGGGGTGTTGTGATTTTCTCCACTTAGAATCTGATCAATGGAGGGCTTGTATTCTGTAATCTGTGTGATGTTATTTGTTCATTAATTTGGGAAATGGAGAGTATGATCATCATGGATTATATATGTATCTTTTTTTGTAAGCTTCTATTCAATTTGTTCACTAATGGGGGCTGATCATGATCATCTCTTAagatatgtgtgtgtgtatatatatatatatagcgaGTAGGTTTCCATTTAAGTTTTTATACTGAAAAAAACCCTTATGGAAATTGCATAAAACCTCTTTTCAGCTGGATTGTAAGAAACTGTGCTAAAGCCTAAAGGTGTTTGATCAGCTAAAATTTATTGTTCTCTTTCAACCATTTCATTGAATGAGGTAAGAAATAGTATCTTTTTATCTTGCTTCAGCTTTTGGGAGTGCTGGATTCTCTCTTTTGGGAGTAGGAGGAGATCTTTGCAGGCGGAGGAGGTCAGAAAAATGGAGGAGACCCCTACCTCCGCAGCATTAAATAGGGGCACTgaccaaaatttaaaacctaaaatttcagaaaaaaaatgaatgaaggaGAGGGAGACCCCTTTTGACTGCACTGGGGTTCCTTTAATTTAATGTGAATGAAAAAATGCCATGTTTTTCAGTGCCACAGTTGTAAGGTTAATGACAGACTCACTCGTCCCTCTCAGCCTCTGCAACAAGACAGACACAAACAAACTACATTCATCACTTTCTTATATATCTCTTTCTCTTTCATCAGAATCAGGAGCCAAGACGCCAGTGAGTACAGAAGAGACACAGCATCTTTCCATTTATGCAGAGACCATCCACATAACTTTGGGTTGAAGAGAGACTGTAAAAAGCTTGAAACACTGTGTGGCTGTTCTTAGCTCTCATGGCCCAAacccaaaaatatataatacaaagaaataaaaaaaataagaaaaaaaagtgatgaATTAACCAAGGGGCTAAAAGAGACGAGTGAACTAAAGGGTTTACCTTTCTTTGATAGCTTTCCCTTCAGCCACGTGCATCTCTTCCTTTCCATGCTGTTGGTGGTGGGattcaccttttttttctccaaCGTAAATACTAAATATATGGAGGGTCTGAGGCCTTCTTTTTACATTACATTGATTACAAGAGCACGTGAACATGCTCCATCAACTCAGAACTTGGAAAGATACAATTTTttactacctttttttttttttgctttttttttttttctaaaataacttttttatcaTCTGCAGCGGGGTATATATATTGGTTATgtagtaaaattaaaataaataaaaattatatttatttttaatgaaaaattgttaCATTAGTATAAATAGGTGATAGGAAAAGTTGATATTAGTAGTTCTTTCTTAATTACTTGGTTAGACCCCTAATACAAGCTGACTTGTTCGTTagattttgttgaattttatgTTATAATGAATGAACattaatttgtaaatttatatgtatataacaTCCCAATTCTATTTCTTAATTTGCTTTGATTTGTATTGATTACAATCAATTTGAAATAATCCAAAGTGGACTCTTACTCTTATGGGTTTAATTCCTAGATTtcttattatttcaaatatgaattttggtatttatcaaaagaatcaaatcaatgaaagaaaaatagtatcaacatatataaaagaaaatgaagtaatttttttttttttagcatttcaAAGAAGTAATTGATTGAGTATAGGATGAACATCGACTTGAGTTAATTAAACAATTATCCTTTTACATATTCAGGTTTAGGACCAAAGGAGGCTTGGTTGAAAACAATGAAGATAATTTGATCACCAAGTTAACAAATGAGatgattttgtttcaatttacACTAGAATATGAAGACCTAGTAAAAATGAGTTACATGAAAAGTGTTTGAAAACCGACAATGACATAGAATTGCATAGAAAagagttcaataaattttgtataaatAAATGTATTATGAGATATTGCAGATATATTTCACTATAAAATGATGTTAGAGAACAAATGAATAAAACGAACTCTTTTACGGACAACGTGATATATGATTTTGAATACAAGATTGTCAAATGAATTTTAGGTTGAACTAATTAATTTAGCTTATTATATTGTAAATAGATATTGTTCAATTTGTATTAATTGTTGGATTCTTGAAGAGTTATGGTTTGGTTCCTCTACtaattatgcaaatttaagagttatttttgttgttttacttATACTCATGTAAATATAGGTAAGTTAGAACTAAGGGCAAACGAGTTTATATATTTAGGATATGTAGATGGTGTTAAAGGGTATAGGCTATGGTACCTAAGTTCAAAATTCTCCAAATTTATGACTAGTAGAAATGTGACACTTATAAGTTTGCAATGTTGAGTTCTAGTAATGAGCAagttgaccaaaaaaaaaatgtgagaaaaaagtGGAGTTTGAGCTTAAAGCTGTAAGAAGCATAGAAAAGAAGCTTTTAGCAAAGCTAGATAAGGAGGATGTGCAATAACTTGAtgacaataaaaatacacataACAGTAAGGTTTCACCAAAAATAGTATGATATTATTGTCACATCTCGAAGATATACTAGTGATGATCTTATTGTTTATGCACTGATTATGATAGACACAAATGAAGAGATCATTATAGTGGAGAGAGTAGCGGATGTGactcttaattttcttttttcattaatttaagttTAGGGTCTACCTAAACTTAATCGGTGACTAtaatatttaaagataaaagactttagagtttatttgaaatttgaaattttgaggtTAGGTGAAAATTGTTGAAGAAtgccttaatttttttttcatcaatttattaGTTATTGATATTTTCCTATTAGTATAGTTACTATGTATTTATCTAAGACCTTTTctattattataaaaacaaatgtcCTAATTTGTGAgatttttctttagaaataggtatttcaataattattatataattaattttttatatagaatattttaaaagaatataggGAGGgattttgaatattaattttttttttaatacttaaaagatttGAGAGCTTTACATTTTAACATTGGACAAGGTTGGACTTGACAAAGAACCACCAAGAGGGAGAAAAGCTTCACAAAAAGGAAAGCTAGTGGTAGACTGGTATCTTCTACATGCCTAAGACTAGATTTCCAATCAAAGTTTGCCACCTTGGGATGGAGATTAAAGGAATTTGAAACCATAGGAGTGTAGGAGGTGAGAGCAATGAATAAGTGCATGAGGAGTGGGAGTGATGAGATGTTTGAAAGGGGAACATGAGGTGACCAGTTGTCCAACACTTAGAACACTAAAAGACATGTTCCACAGCAAGCTAACACAATTGGTTTGATCTAGCAAAATAACAATAACTCCCCCTTCTCCAACTACTTCAATCACCCAACTTGTGAGGAATGTATACATTATAGAGTATGAACTTGGTTTGATTTATGGTAagaaatatttctaaattttttaacattgaaagtaattttttcGAAAAGATCAAAACGTTTCTAAAATCACAATCAAACGGATTTCGTataatcttattaattttaaagaactttgaacttatattttttaacttatttattcatatttagaGAAAACAATGATATCGTGCTTTTCCTCAAATGTGATGCaaggaataaaattaaatttcttttcaaaaaaaatgataattatccTGATCAATagaagtattttaaaaacaaatatttcccaaatataaaatttaatcataCTTTAGCTACTTGTATTTCTACTTTTTCTAATGTTAAAAGGCAAAAGTTAAATGCTATCCAGGACAAGACTTGTGCACTCAATCCATTTTTCACATGCTGAAAAGCCAAAATAGCCCACCTTTGAAACTATTCTAATAAATGAAACTCAAGAAGCCATCTTTGAAGACTTGCCTGCAAATCCTTCAAACAAGCGCATCCACAAGTGCTGTTCCCAAAAGCTAGAACAAAGGCCATGGCAACCCCATGTAGTTAAAAAATGTGTTTATATAAATCAAGCTAGGATTTTCAGAAAACCTTCTGGTTTATGGTTGAATCTGGAGACTCTTTACTCCATGCCATGCCAGAGGACATCATCAAGAGCCATATAAGCTTGAATCCAATCACTGTTTGTATCTTCATCTATATTCAGAAGATTTTCAGAATGATGGGAAGAAAAGGTGAACGGCTTTCAGAAATGCCCCCAATGCTCCAGTGCAGTTGATAATTTTCTAAGTGGTGATCACAAATTTGATCTTTGTGCTGATGATGTTGttgattttgagtttttgacagcaaacttttttttttttttttgatgataAATGCCATTATTTTTGGGCAAAAGACCAAGAAAGGATAAGAAAAAGGGTCCCTTTATAAtaccaaattaaaatttattcttatgGTAAATGAATTGCTGCATGAATAAATTCTTTCATTTTGGAttactaaaagtattttttttgtttttaaaaatagaaaattgttttggatattttaaaatatatttattattttttaatagaaaacaattttacaaAACTTGTTTCAAAAGTAGTGTTTTAtgacaatatatttttaattgttttaatttatttttaagaattattttaaaaataattatataaatatataaaataattaaaaataaaattatttttaagaaatatttaaaatataaaaatcagtttctaaacaaacttttgcttaattctaaaaaaaaaaaaaaaagaaagataaaagatttatttaaaaattatctaGTGTTCAacaatttatgtttaaaaactaggtggtgtttgtttttttggctttttactgaaaaccatttagttttagaatttagggtgtttgtttttttacttttttatgacttattataaactttttactaaatagaaaaagctaaaatatgtgactttttctaaatagaaaaaataacacaatgattttttttactttttaatacttaataaaaataaaatactacaaaaacaaacatcctaatatttaatactattaagtattaaggttctatttagaatgaagtaaaaaaacaaacaccacctaagattGATTTTAAACTTGGTGTGATGGCCATAAGATCCCATAGCATAGCATTTTCCTAAGAAAGATATGTAGAATGATGGCATgcatcaaaagaaaataaaggtagAATGAGAATGATGATGGGCATAGTCATACCTcataagaaggaaaaaaggaaagcaCATTCATGGCAGATAAAGTAAAAGGGTTAATATGGCTATTACAAAAAGACGGGAAAGATAGGATGCATAATAGTGGATGACCAGCCAAACAGGAGTCAATATATTTGTGACAAACCTTCCAAAAATAAAGTCTTCGTACAATGCCTTTCAGATTTGTGCATtgaatttaaaactattaaGCAACTTTCCCATCATATCCATATCAAAGGAACGTCCCTTTAGGCTTTATCTAGTTGAAAATGGGTcaacatttcatttatttttagattttttctttggGAAGGGTGGGATTtgattgataatataaaaatatataaaaaagtaacttcaaaaattttaaatatttaaaaataatttagaatatatCTACTTTCATTTTAATGAGTCATcaaatgattctaaaaaatattcctttatttatcatattatttaaattaatggaCAATTAGACTCTGCATGTAGATGTTTCATtcattttagatatttattattattattattttattttaatttattatcatttttttcaagaaacattataaaataagaatttgaaaaaaaaagtttattttagtattaataaattaaaaataaattcatattcttaataatgaataaaccaataataaatttatatttattatataatattaataattttttgatataatagagaataaaatttgttgtaagAGTTTTTTAGATATAAAATATACAATATGGTTGTGCTTTgacatataatataaaaataaataaataaataaatattttatattaaataaattaatcataattaaagtaattatatattattaaatttattatttatcattttttatttaataaacaaccttattactttttgaattggtaattataattaaatagaatttgtttgacaatatttcctcttaaaattctaggaaataaaaaaaattaatcttatttaaataggatttttttttttgcacaataTTTCTTAAACTAAACTAAAGTAAGAATCCTATGAGgtgtttattttcaaaaaataaaaatcataaatgataaaataataataataataatactaataataaaatatgtaaaaggaaaatatttaaaatgaaggAAACATTTACGTGGATGAGTTTAATTGTGAATTGATTTGAATGACATgacaaattcaatttttgagaataattgaATGATgattaaaaagtatatatattccaaattatttttaaatagaggaagataatattaatttaaaaaatttggggtttttttttcatatgttttcatattaatgaatcaaatcgtacttttccttttttttttttaacattaaattttattttcagattttttcttttaaatataaaaatgaaaaaaatttgaactttgatttgaaatatgaatgGTAGTTTtgcttcaaattttatttaaatttatatttatttatatttaaaaattaaatgtgaCTTTGATTTGAAAGGTAGCATgaccattatatatataaaaaatgtctACTTTTGAAATAGGGGTAtgtgaaaaattgatcgaaTTGAACTAAATTAACCTCAATTGgtcaaattttaaagttttttatatatatataataaatacaaaattgaATTAGACCAATAAGATACAATTTCCTATTTAAAAACCCTATAATAAACCAAATTGAATTCAAAGTTATATAGATACACGTCTGTTACCTTTACTTTGTACCTTTGACTATGctgggaaaagaaaatataaaagaaaagtaaaagaaaaaaaagtaaaggaaaataaaaaataggttaaaaattgataaataatttttatttgctattttaaacttatttgacttattttcacttattttaaaagtcgataaataaagattaaataatttaaaaatatataagtttctaattaattttaattaaatttgattttttttatatttttttataggataactaaatatgagaaaatcattttcttttatagtttGTTTCTTCCTGTACTATTTTCCaggaactaaacataaccttgGGTATGAgaaacatttttggaaataattctCCTCGTAAATCCAAACACAATAACTAAGCCCTAGACTTCTCCAAGTGAAACTTCCTTGGGGTGATCTACATGGCTACAACATTATAGagttttaaaagagttttaGTTTTTTAGCTTATTTCCATATTATTTGCCTCTCTCTTTAACGCTACAAAGCTATAGACATATAATGTCGCCATATTTAATGATACCATAGGGACTATCAATTACAGACACAGATGGGAGTGATACCAAAGTAGTCATTGATGATGCATTTTGAGGCAACTCTACATTTTTTTAGTGATGCTTTGGGCAATAAAGTGTTTACATTTATTGACACTTATTTGGCTATGACCTATGAAAGATGAATATAAGATGTCACATAAAATGTGTCATCTTTGAAGTATGGTGTCACATTATTCCATGTGATTGTGGGAGATATGATTGCCTTTGACTAAGAAACTTACATAGTCTTATAATGCTTATTGATTAACATATAGGATAAAGTACTTTTCATCCAAAAATACAACAATTATATTACATTTAGCTTGTATACTTTCAATGCatatgaattaatttgtaacaCATTGCATCCATAATCCAAAATATATTATCCAATGATATTTGTGCATCGAATATTCACCAAAAAATAGTGAATCTAGCACATCAGACCTAccaaaacttaaacaaaaagaacTAACGcacaccaaaaaatgatatacaaTTGTGAAAAGTTTTTTCTTGATAAATTTTTACTCTTTAATATCTGTATTACTTTGTAATATCCCTATAACCTTGATAAAGTTTCAAATATTCCTTTCCACTAAATTTAGTGCTCATATTGCAATTGGAAACCTACAAAACAAACAGGAAAACTATTAGATGCAAATAACTAAGACACCAATAATAAAAGTCGGTGATGGATAATTTTAAACATGTCAAACTCACCAAGATAGGTTCTTTAGAGTCTATCCAAGTACTAAGTTTATGTCCTTATCATCCAATTCTTTAGAGCCTATCGAAGTACTAAGTATATGTCCTTATCATCCAACCCCAACACATCCTCAATATTCCCTAATCATCCATTTTCTATTGTTTGGTGTGGATCAATCAACTAATAGAGGCATGACATTTGGTCTATAGCACCTACCTAGTCATGATCAAAATAACCATGGTAAACTAGGATAGCTTAAGAAGGAGCCTTACTTCTAGGAAAGCCATACTATTCCTTACACACTAAGATAAACGTTTTTCTTACCTCTGACTCCATCCTTGTTGCCCCTAAAAATGATAGCCTTGACACTCGTTaacttacattttcttttaagtttttgCTTATCCCCTCACTTACCCGATCATCATAGTAGAAGATTAGGTGAATCACTCAACTTTTCTTTGCTATTGGGTTCTCAACTTGATGTGTCAAGTCACCATGTATGCATGTATCATATAAGGGAATTGTTAAGCTCGTTAAGTAATTCAATATTTGGTTGTAAGCCCAAGTCTATCAATAAGGGTAAACATGTGTATGTTCATTTTGTCTTAAAAAGTGTCACACTAATTATAGGTAGTAATGACAATGGGgcgggtcgcccccatcccaatcCCGctccatttatttaaaataattctcatccccgtcccatttaaaaaattaaacagggCAGGATAggtatgataaattctcatacttGTCCCGTCCCGTCccgtttagtttttttttttaatttttttaattacattcaaataaatatattttataaataattaaattattatattttttataacttattttattaaaaatattttattattatctatatatataaaatagtaaaataaaaattcaattaaattaattttaaaatttaaatttaatttaattttaaaattgattttatatataatcggggtgGGACGGGGCAATACCCAAACCCGCCccaggttttaaaaaaaaattccaaacccgtttattaaattGAACCTCGTCCCATTAGAGGCGGGGAGgggcgagtatctgaaaaaacCCACCCTATTACCATTCCTGATTATAGGTGTCATATTACAAAGTTTGAAGAGTTTCATAAACAGATTGTCAAGTTTATAATGAAGTTCAAGGGGGTTGCTATTCATAACATCCCTTTTactaaatataacattttttgtcatattttttccacattaacaaataaaaacctctataataagaaaaaaaatataatgttaaTGTATTTCTAAAGTACTAATTACCTAAACAaagtataagataaaaatttcaTAATCCATATATTAGTACTTTCactttttaagttttcaaatcattttcacatGTACTTAAAATTGGGCaaatataaattagaaaataagacCTATCTACACTTTAAAGTAAAGATAAGAGTGATTTCCAATTTCACTCCCTTAATTCTTTTAGGAATTAGTTTCGTTAGAAGCTTCCACTTTTAAGTAGTATATCTTCTTGATCAATATCCTAAGGTCTTGTTTTAGTGTCATATTCTTATTTTACTACTGTGATattttcaaatcctttaatcttttattttttatttttacatatttttaattttagtttccattttcactttgagacttcatatttgttttttcatttgggCATTGCTAATGTCTTTGCTAGATTTTTGTATTCTAAAAGTCATATCATAATATCAGGAATCATTTATATATAGCAATAGTTGTAgtatttgaaaaacttagtcGATATGGACtaccaaaatatttattttcaaaa of Vitis vinifera cultivar Pinot Noir 40024 chromosome 17, ASM3070453v1 contains these proteins:
- the LOC100260988 gene encoding zinc finger protein SHOOT GRAVITROPISM 5, whose product is MLGCSNSDNNNNSSAEPFASLENGSNSKRKRRPAGTPDPDAEVVSLSPKTLLESDRYICEICNQGFQRDQNLQMHRRRHKVPWKLLKRETPVVRKRVFVCPEPSCLHHDPCHALGDLVGIKKHFRRKHSNHKQWVCEKCNKGYAVQSDYKAHLKTCGTRGHSCDCGRVFSRVESFIEHQDACNMGHLRPESQLLQPAACLSRTASSPSPSSETNFSVPPWSGLMTPRPVDSIFLTSDGDNNNNNPPKKAHYHNLELQLLTTPNPLVALASPKADENHSTQLQLSIGSSDFNEKNESSIINLINKEYSAPARCPRECNTSEKATFGAARLKEEAREQLRLAMEEKVYAEEARQQAKRQIELADKEFTHAKRIRQQAQAELDKAQALKEHARKQINSTILQITCHACKQQFRTRTAGNVAPPDENSLVLSYMSSAITEGEVVENNHHRSVRAKTTNP